One stretch of Archocentrus centrarchus isolate MPI-CPG fArcCen1 chromosome 5, fArcCen1, whole genome shotgun sequence DNA includes these proteins:
- the LOC115779903 gene encoding opioid growth factor receptor-like encodes MSGDFRNNSTAKKHLLESYKLMLDFYGIELCDGETGEVRRAQHWQDRFNNLNSHTHNSLRITRILKCLGNLGYPHYQAPLVHFFLEETLVNGHLPSIRDSVLSYFIFAVLDKSQRRNLIKYAYMNYEPKDEFVWCPKKIQMLWSRAVQTEKGGGS; translated from the exons ATGTCTGGC GATTTTCGTAATAACAGCACTGCAAAGAAACACCTGCTAGAATCATACAAGCTCATGTTGGACTTTTATGGCATCGAGTTGTGCGATGGAGAAACAGGAGAAGTCAGGAGAGCACAGCACTGGCAAGACAGATTCAACAACCTTAACAG ccacacacacaacagCCTGCGCATCACTCGCATCCTGAAGTGCCTGGGAAACCTGGGCTACCCTCACTACCAAGCCCCGCTGGTCCACTTCTTCCTGGAGGAGACTCTGGTCAATGGACACCTTCCGAGCATCAGGGACAGCGTCCTCAGCTACTTCATATTTGCTGTACTTGACAAGAGTCAGCGCAGAAATCTCATCAAGTACGCTTATATGAACTATGAACCTAAAGATGAGTTTGTGTGGTGCCCAAAGAAAATCCAGATGTTGTGGTCCAGGGCTGTCCAAACTGAGAAAGGAGGAGGCTCGTGA